In Halomonas alkalicola, the following proteins share a genomic window:
- a CDS encoding YeeE/YedE family protein — MDWSSPLSGLAGGILIGLSATWLMATLGRIAGISGIIGNLITVRPRGDSAWRLTFLLGLISGPLLLMLLGGGLGNVAGTGIDVTGQVIGAPAGGVALMLVAGLLVGVGTGLGSGCTSGHGVCGLSRLSPRSMVATLTFLVAAIITVYVVRHVIGGGA, encoded by the coding sequence GTGGACTGGAGCTCACCCCTGTCTGGACTGGCCGGCGGTATCCTGATCGGCCTGTCCGCCACCTGGCTGATGGCCACGCTGGGCCGCATCGCCGGCATCAGCGGCATCATCGGCAACCTCATCACGGTTCGGCCCAGGGGCGACAGCGCCTGGCGGCTCACCTTCCTGCTGGGCCTGATCAGCGGGCCCCTCCTGCTGATGCTGCTCGGCGGCGGGCTCGGCAACGTGGCCGGCACCGGGATCGATGTGACAGGCCAGGTGATCGGCGCCCCCGCCGGTGGCGTGGCGCTGATGCTCGTGGCCGGCCTGCTGGTCGGCGTGGGCACCGGGCTCGGCAGCGGCTGCACCAGCGGCCACGGGGTCTGTGGCCTGTCGCGCCTCTCGCCGCGCTCCATGGTGGCGACCCTGACCTTCCTGGTGGCGGCGATCATCACCGTCTACGTGGTCCGCCATGTGATCGGAGGTGGCGCATGA
- a CDS encoding DUF6691 family protein, protein MKTETLKPRNVKSVAGYIAGLLFGLGLGISGMTDPARVLGFLDLFGAWDPTLMFVLGGAVVTNFIGYRLVFKRTAPVYGEAFQLPTRQDLDGRLIGGAALFGIGWGLSGYCPGPAIASIGGLTAPLVAMLVAMVAGWFLARAIPARS, encoded by the coding sequence ATGAAGACCGAGACCTTGAAGCCCCGGAATGTGAAATCAGTCGCGGGCTACATCGCTGGCCTGCTGTTCGGCCTCGGCCTCGGCATCTCCGGCATGACCGACCCGGCGCGGGTGCTGGGCTTCCTGGACCTCTTCGGCGCCTGGGACCCGACCCTGATGTTCGTGCTCGGTGGCGCCGTGGTCACCAACTTCATCGGCTATCGCCTGGTCTTCAAGCGCACGGCCCCGGTCTACGGCGAGGCCTTCCAGCTGCCGACCCGCCAGGACCTGGATGGACGGCTGATCGGCGGTGCCGCCCTGTTCGGCATCGGCTGGGGGCTCTCCGGCTACTGCCCGGGTCCGGCCATTGCCTCCATCGGCGGCCTGACCGCGCCCCTTGTCGCCATGCTGGTGGCCATGGTGGCCGGCTGGTTCCTGGCCAGGGCGATTCCAGCCCGCAGCTGA
- a CDS encoding response regulator produces MHVLLIEDDALVASGIRAGLTVHDFVVDHVATLAEARSAMGAVSSDVVILDRGLPDGDGLTLLEEWRAAGVTTPVLVLTARDTVQDRVAGLHGGADDYLIKPFDLDELVARLQALLRRAAGRPRSLIEHGALCLDPVAREVTVGGRPVALSRRELVLLETFLQSPRSVLSADQLKDSLYGMNDEVESNALNVHIHHLRRKLGSRVIETVRGLGYRLGKPSAVEPTERGRGA; encoded by the coding sequence ATGCACGTTCTGTTGATCGAGGATGACGCCCTGGTGGCCTCCGGCATTCGGGCCGGCCTGACCGTCCACGACTTCGTGGTCGACCACGTGGCGACCCTGGCCGAGGCGCGCAGCGCCATGGGGGCGGTCTCCAGCGATGTGGTGATCCTCGACCGCGGGCTGCCCGACGGTGATGGCCTGACGCTGCTGGAGGAGTGGCGTGCCGCCGGGGTGACCACCCCGGTGCTGGTGCTGACCGCCCGGGACACCGTGCAGGACCGCGTGGCGGGCCTTCACGGCGGCGCCGACGACTACCTGATCAAGCCCTTCGACCTGGACGAGCTGGTGGCCCGGCTGCAGGCGCTGCTGCGCCGTGCCGCCGGGCGGCCGCGCTCGCTGATCGAGCACGGGGCGCTGTGCCTGGATCCGGTGGCCCGGGAGGTCACCGTGGGGGGGCGCCCGGTCGCGCTGTCGCGCCGCGAGCTGGTGCTGCTGGAGACCTTCCTGCAGTCGCCGCGCAGCGTGCTCTCGGCCGACCAGCTCAAGGACAGCCTCTACGGCATGAACGACGAGGTGGAGAGCAACGCCCTCAACGTGCATATCCACCACCTGCGCCGCAAGCTCGGCAGCCGCGTGATCGAGACGGTGCGCGGGCTGGGCTATCGGCTCGGCAAGCCCTCGGCGGTGGAGCCGACCGAGAGGGGGCGGGGGGCATGA
- a CDS encoding ATP-binding protein codes for MSLRTRLLLTLGLTLALLWGLAAAWLMRDLEEQFVATLDQRLAQSARMVAGLMAQLPEEVWLQADRRALSIPPIGGLACQVHSPRGEIMARTHTDLETILAAGERGHTFREEGGVTWRVFTYERGGLTITTADRMDERDQLLADVFKVAVVPFAVALLGSMVALWLGVLRGLAPLSRLRDSLARRHPDALAPVATYGVPMELRPLIETLNGLLARIQQAIVREQRFTSDAAHELKTPLTAIKTHLQVAGRVEGEAARQSLAYAEEGVGRLARILDQLLMLARVEGRVQFEDGEPSRVADVVELALRDTGVDPGCFALPEAWPEVDLALPRELAVTALRNLVDNALRHGGEGAPVTVTARLDEAAGELTLRVRDRGPGVDDKALAQMSQRFWRASKQRGSGLGLAIVMAIAERFAGRLEFARPDGEGLEACLTVPVKAGR; via the coding sequence ATGAGCCTGCGCACGCGGCTGCTGCTGACCCTGGGGCTCACCCTGGCGCTGCTGTGGGGCCTGGCTGCGGCCTGGCTGATGCGGGATCTCGAGGAGCAGTTCGTGGCCACCCTGGACCAGCGCCTGGCCCAGTCGGCGCGGATGGTGGCGGGGCTGATGGCCCAACTCCCCGAGGAGGTGTGGCTCCAGGCCGACCGCCGTGCGCTCTCCATCCCGCCCATCGGGGGGCTGGCCTGCCAGGTGCACTCGCCGCGAGGCGAGATCATGGCCCGCACCCACACCGACCTGGAGACGATCCTGGCGGCGGGGGAGCGCGGCCACACCTTCCGCGAGGAGGGCGGCGTCACCTGGCGGGTGTTCACCTACGAGCGCGGCGGGCTGACCATCACCACCGCCGACCGCATGGACGAGCGCGACCAGCTGCTGGCCGACGTCTTCAAGGTGGCGGTGGTGCCCTTCGCCGTGGCGCTGCTGGGCAGCATGGTGGCGCTCTGGCTGGGCGTGCTGCGCGGCCTGGCGCCGCTCTCGCGGCTGCGGGACTCCCTGGCGCGGCGCCACCCGGATGCCCTGGCGCCGGTGGCCACCTACGGCGTGCCCATGGAGCTGCGCCCCCTGATCGAGACGCTCAACGGCCTGCTGGCGCGCATCCAGCAGGCCATCGTGCGCGAGCAGCGCTTCACCAGCGATGCGGCCCATGAGCTGAAGACGCCGCTCACCGCCATCAAGACCCACCTGCAGGTGGCGGGCCGGGTCGAGGGCGAGGCGGCCCGCCAGTCGCTGGCCTACGCCGAGGAGGGCGTGGGGCGGCTCGCGCGGATCCTCGACCAGCTGCTGATGCTGGCCAGGGTCGAGGGGCGCGTGCAGTTCGAGGATGGCGAGCCGAGCCGGGTGGCCGACGTGGTCGAGCTGGCCCTGCGCGATACCGGCGTGGACCCGGGGTGCTTCGCGCTGCCCGAGGCGTGGCCCGAGGTGGACCTGGCGCTGCCCCGGGAGCTTGCCGTCACCGCGCTGCGCAACCTGGTGGACAACGCCCTGCGCCACGGTGGCGAGGGCGCGCCGGTAACGGTCACGGCCCGCCTGGACGAGGCAGCGGGTGAGCTGACGTTACGGGTGCGCGATCGCGGCCCGGGGGTGGACGACAAGGCCCTCGCCCAGATGTCCCAGCGCTTCTGGCGCGCCAGCAAGCAGCGCGGCAGCGGCCTGGGGCTGGCCATCGTGATGGCCATCGCCGAGCGTTTCGCCGGCCGGCTCGAGTTTGCCCGTCCCGACGGGGAGGGGCTTGAGGCCTGCCTGACCGTGCCGGTCAAGGCGGGTCGTTGA
- a CDS encoding c-type cytochrome: MTSKRITGGLGLLLGVGLAAGQAMALEGDAERGQAAAGTCVACHQADGSGMNVPGGESWPRLAGLDADYIAKQLHDFKEGRRQSASMLPFANMLDDQQIADVAAYYSEMPVTAAQGGDVDDELLARGEQLALRGDWDQYIVSCKSCHGPRNEGAGSTFPGISSQHAGYIEKQLRAWQADERSNDPQNLMGAVAKRMSDEDITAVAAWLAGQSVASEE, from the coding sequence ATGACCAGCAAGAGGATCACGGGCGGGCTTGGCCTGCTGCTGGGCGTCGGCCTGGCCGCCGGTCAGGCCATGGCGCTGGAAGGCGACGCCGAGCGGGGCCAGGCGGCCGCGGGAACCTGCGTGGCCTGCCATCAGGCAGACGGCAGTGGCATGAACGTGCCCGGCGGTGAATCCTGGCCGCGCCTGGCGGGGCTTGATGCCGACTACATCGCCAAGCAGCTGCACGACTTCAAGGAGGGGCGTCGCCAGAGCGCCAGCATGCTGCCCTTCGCCAACATGCTCGATGACCAGCAGATCGCCGACGTGGCGGCCTACTACAGCGAGATGCCGGTGACCGCCGCCCAGGGCGGTGACGTCGATGACGAGCTGCTGGCCCGCGGCGAGCAGCTCGCCCTGCGCGGCGACTGGGACCAGTACATCGTCTCCTGCAAGAGCTGCCACGGCCCGCGCAACGAGGGGGCCGGCAGCACCTTCCCGGGCATCAGCAGCCAGCACGCCGGCTACATCGAGAAGCAGCTGCGTGCCTGGCAGGCCGACGAGCGCAGCAACGACCCGCAGAACCTGATGGGGGCCGTGGCCAAGCGCATGAGCGACGAGGACATCACCGCCGTGGCGGCCTGGCTGGCCGGCCAGTCCGTGGCGTCCGAGGAATAA
- a CDS encoding c-type cytochrome: protein MNHFRTHLGRTTLAMASATLVAGVSLAASADTLHPAIETLVEMGYPAPQEGELVHVPPTMADLEASDLHPETKKVIRRGYDLFTDTQQLRGQNVYNDMNCSSCHLGEGRQPFSAPVWAAAVTLPNYRGKNDHVNNLEERIAGCFAYSMNGVPPEYGSDDMLALTAYHQWLAKGAPMYPDQPIYGRGFPHPDRPDELSYENGEALYMENCAVCHSEDGSGYYQNGEYVFPPPWGDGSNNWGAGIVRVHTAAGFIKNNMPLGQPLSLSDQEAWDIAYYMSNQERPQDPRYTGDVAETLERFGPSFHRTSLYGQEGPDGNILADHANWGEKGEDVKPWNIGQPRFKDLED from the coding sequence ATGAACCACTTCAGGACACACCTGGGCAGGACCACCCTGGCCATGGCCAGCGCCACTCTGGTGGCTGGCGTCAGCCTGGCGGCCAGCGCCGACACCCTGCACCCGGCCATCGAGACCCTGGTGGAGATGGGCTATCCGGCCCCCCAGGAGGGCGAGCTGGTGCATGTCCCGCCGACCATGGCGGACCTCGAGGCCTCCGACCTGCACCCGGAGACCAAGAAGGTCATCCGGCGCGGCTACGACCTCTTCACCGACACCCAGCAGCTGCGCGGCCAGAACGTCTACAACGACATGAACTGCTCGAGCTGCCATCTGGGCGAGGGGCGCCAGCCGTTCAGCGCGCCGGTGTGGGCGGCGGCGGTCACCCTGCCCAACTACCGCGGCAAGAACGACCACGTCAACAACCTGGAGGAGCGCATCGCCGGCTGCTTCGCCTACTCCATGAACGGCGTGCCGCCCGAGTACGGCAGCGACGACATGCTGGCGCTGACCGCCTACCACCAGTGGCTGGCCAAGGGTGCCCCCATGTACCCCGACCAGCCGATCTACGGTCGCGGTTTCCCGCACCCGGATCGCCCCGACGAGCTCAGCTACGAGAACGGCGAGGCGCTCTACATGGAGAACTGCGCCGTCTGTCACAGCGAGGATGGCTCCGGCTATTACCAGAACGGCGAGTATGTCTTTCCGCCGCCCTGGGGTGACGGCTCCAACAACTGGGGGGCCGGCATCGTGCGCGTCCACACCGCGGCAGGGTTCATCAAGAACAACATGCCGCTGGGCCAGCCGCTATCGCTCTCCGACCAGGAGGCCTGGGACATCGCCTACTACATGAGCAACCAGGAGCGCCCGCAGGATCCGCGCTACACCGGCGACGTGGCCGAGACCCTGGAGCGCTTCGGCCCCAGCTTCCACCGCACCTCTCTCTACGGCCAGGAAGGCCCTGACGGCAATATCCTTGCCGATCACGCCAACTGGGGCGAGAAGGGCGAGGATGTGAAGCCGTGGAACATCGGCCAGCCGCGCTTCAAGGATCTCGAGGACTGA
- the dsbG gene encoding thiol:disulfide interchange protein DsbG, whose amino-acid sequence MRLPSPLLPVGALAMAMAMAAPALADDHWPAPIQALSAQGLQIHAEFEAPGGLTGYAASYPAGEVAIYLTPDGGHAIVGTLVDAEGNDLSDAALDEHVRAAQFAEVWERLEKSHWILDGDADAPRVVYTFTDPNCPYCRQFWEAARPWVEAGEVQLRHIMVGILASNSPAKAASLLGAEDPAAALHAHSDGGEEIVPTAQAREIEEQVYANNQLFDELGMIATPSTLFRDGDRVDRVQGLPSDERMVEAMGGEAP is encoded by the coding sequence ATGCGACTGCCCTCTCCCCTGCTTCCCGTCGGCGCCCTGGCCATGGCCATGGCCATGGCCGCGCCTGCCCTCGCCGATGACCACTGGCCGGCCCCGATCCAGGCGCTCAGCGCCCAGGGCCTGCAGATCCACGCCGAGTTCGAGGCCCCCGGCGGCCTGACGGGCTACGCGGCGAGCTACCCCGCTGGCGAAGTGGCCATCTACCTGACCCCGGACGGCGGGCACGCCATCGTCGGCACCCTGGTGGACGCCGAGGGCAACGACCTCTCCGATGCCGCCCTGGACGAACACGTGCGCGCCGCCCAGTTCGCCGAGGTATGGGAGCGCCTGGAGAAGAGCCACTGGATCCTGGACGGCGACGCCGACGCGCCGCGGGTGGTCTACACCTTCACCGACCCCAACTGCCCCTACTGCCGGCAGTTCTGGGAGGCCGCACGCCCCTGGGTCGAGGCCGGCGAGGTGCAGCTGCGCCATATCATGGTGGGCATCCTCGCCTCCAACAGCCCCGCCAAGGCGGCGAGCCTGCTGGGCGCCGAGGACCCCGCCGCGGCGCTGCACGCCCACAGCGACGGCGGCGAGGAGATCGTGCCCACCGCCCAGGCGCGCGAGATCGAGGAGCAGGTCTACGCCAACAACCAGCTCTTCGACGAGCTGGGCATGATCGCCACCCCTTCCACGCTGTTCCGCGACGGCGATCGGGTCGATCGCGTCCAGGGGCTGCCGAGCGACGAGCGGATGGTCGAGGCGATGGGCGGCGAGGCGCCCTGA
- a CDS encoding TlpA disulfide reductase family protein, translating into MHGLNQSIAIGPLGLSIGQLLLVLAFSIALLAGALIGRRHRTPTADTLFTLLFVALVGARLVFVARYWGSYDGALAMLDIRDGGFDPLGGLVAGVGYALWRLWKAPQQRAALSGALVAGAFTWGLTAGPLLLLESQTRPMPDTPLATLAGEPIDLPTLAEREARPMVVNLWATWCPPCRREMPVFEQAQQEESDITFVFVNQGEDESLVNRFLDHESLTLENVLLDARNALGDATGAMAMPTTLYYDAEGRLVDTHFGELSRATLQRGLERLR; encoded by the coding sequence ATGCACGGACTGAACCAGAGCATCGCCATCGGCCCGCTGGGGCTCTCCATTGGCCAGCTGCTGCTGGTGCTGGCCTTCTCCATCGCCCTGCTGGCCGGCGCCCTGATCGGGCGGCGCCACCGCACCCCGACCGCCGACACCCTCTTCACCCTGCTGTTCGTGGCGCTGGTGGGCGCCCGCCTGGTGTTCGTGGCCCGCTACTGGGGCAGCTACGACGGCGCGCTGGCCATGCTGGACATCCGCGACGGCGGCTTCGACCCCCTGGGCGGCCTGGTCGCGGGCGTGGGCTATGCCCTCTGGCGGCTGTGGAAGGCGCCGCAGCAGCGCGCGGCGCTCTCCGGCGCCCTCGTGGCCGGCGCCTTCACCTGGGGACTCACCGCCGGCCCCCTGCTGCTGCTCGAGAGCCAGACTCGCCCCATGCCGGACACCCCGCTGGCGACCCTGGCAGGCGAGCCCATCGACTTGCCGACCCTGGCCGAGCGAGAGGCCCGGCCCATGGTAGTCAACCTCTGGGCCACCTGGTGCCCGCCCTGCCGGCGCGAGATGCCGGTCTTCGAGCAGGCCCAGCAGGAGGAGAGCGACATCACCTTCGTGTTCGTCAACCAGGGCGAGGATGAAAGCCTGGTGAACCGTTTCCTCGACCACGAGTCACTGACCCTGGAGAACGTGCTGCTGGATGCGCGCAACGCCCTGGGCGACGCCACCGGCGCCATGGCCATGCCGACCACCCTCTACTACGACGCCGAGGGTCGCCTGGTGGACACCCACTTCGGCGAGCTCTCCAGAGCGACCCTGCAGCGCGGGCTGGAGCGCCTGCGCTGA
- a CDS encoding copper chaperone PCu(A)C: protein MLYPALPFLRTALAGLALALASQTVLAQSLAVENAQVRAVPPVSTTTAAFMVLTNPGDGDLAVVEAHSPAAGTTELHNHVDVDGVMQMRRVDEIGVSAGASTELAPGGLHLMLIDLVAPLHEGDEVEITLVLDSGESLELTAPVRRIEVMGGGMHGQDGGHGGGHHGH, encoded by the coding sequence ATGCTCTATCCCGCCCTGCCTTTCCTGCGCACCGCCCTTGCCGGCCTGGCCCTGGCGCTGGCCAGCCAGACCGTCCTGGCCCAGTCCCTGGCGGTCGAGAACGCCCAGGTGCGTGCCGTGCCGCCGGTCTCCACCACCACCGCGGCCTTCATGGTGCTGACTAACCCCGGCGATGGCGACCTGGCGGTGGTCGAGGCCCATTCGCCGGCCGCCGGGACCACCGAGCTGCATAACCATGTGGACGTGGACGGCGTCATGCAGATGCGCCGCGTCGACGAGATCGGCGTGTCCGCCGGGGCCAGCACCGAGCTGGCCCCGGGCGGCCTGCACCTGATGCTGATCGACCTGGTGGCGCCGCTCCACGAGGGGGACGAGGTCGAGATCACCCTGGTGCTCGACAGCGGCGAGAGCCTTGAGCTGACCGCCCCGGTGCGGCGCATCGAGGTGATGGGCGGCGGCATGCACGGGCAGGATGGCGGCCACGGTGGCGGCCACCACGGGCACTGA
- the nrdR gene encoding transcriptional regulator NrdR, whose protein sequence is MHCPFCGTHDTKVTDSRLVAEGDQVRRRRQCVACGERFTTYETAELVMPRVIKGDGSRESFDEQKLRAGMLRALEKRPVSAESIEAAVQRIRQTLRARGEREIHARDIGEQVMLALKRLDQVAYIRFASVYRRFQDIDEFRAEIDRLAQEPTFGPDEPRG, encoded by the coding sequence ATGCACTGCCCCTTCTGCGGTACCCATGACACCAAGGTCACCGACTCGCGGCTGGTCGCCGAGGGTGACCAGGTGCGTCGCCGCCGCCAGTGCGTGGCCTGCGGCGAGCGCTTCACCACCTACGAGACCGCCGAGCTGGTGATGCCCCGGGTGATCAAGGGCGACGGCTCCCGCGAATCCTTCGACGAGCAGAAGCTGCGCGCCGGCATGCTGCGGGCCCTCGAGAAGCGGCCGGTCAGCGCCGAGTCCATCGAAGCGGCGGTGCAGCGCATCCGTCAGACCCTGCGCGCCCGCGGCGAGCGGGAGATCCACGCCCGCGACATCGGCGAGCAGGTGATGCTCGCCTTGAAGCGCCTCGACCAGGTCGCCTATATCCGCTTCGCCTCGGTCTACCGGCGCTTCCAGGACATTGACGAGTTCCGCGCCGAGATCGACCGCCTGGCCCAGGAGCCTACCTTCGGCCCCGACGAACCGCGCGGCTAA
- the ribD gene encoding bifunctional diaminohydroxyphosphoribosylaminopyrimidine deaminase/5-amino-6-(5-phosphoribosylamino)uracil reductase RibD, translating into MAVTPPEAWMARALELARRGLYTTDPNPRVGCVLVKGERLVGEGFHARAGEPHAEVHALRQAGAAARGATAYVTLEPCSHQGRTGPCAVALVEAGVARVVVAMADPNPAVAGRGIARLREAGIEVEVGVLEEQARALNPGFIMRMDHGRPFVRLKMATSLDGRTAMRSGESQWITGPQARREVQRLRARSSAVLTGVESVIFDNSRLTVRPEQAELDGVELIAGRQPLRVVVDSRLRLPEAAACLTEPGRTLVATVEGHEPERRERLEAAGAEVVALPADAAGRVDLHALLRYLADVEQANEVLLETGATLAGAMLDAGLVDEMQLFVAPTLLGGEARPLFQLAGIETMAQQRGLEILDIRAVGRDWRITARPERRTKAEK; encoded by the coding sequence ATGGCCGTAACGCCCCCCGAAGCCTGGATGGCCCGGGCCCTGGAACTGGCCCGCCGCGGCCTCTATACCACCGACCCCAACCCCCGCGTGGGCTGCGTGCTGGTCAAGGGAGAGCGCCTGGTGGGCGAGGGCTTCCACGCCCGCGCCGGCGAGCCCCACGCCGAGGTTCATGCCCTGCGCCAGGCCGGCGCGGCCGCCCGCGGCGCCACTGCCTATGTCACCCTGGAGCCCTGCTCCCACCAGGGGCGCACCGGCCCCTGCGCGGTGGCGCTGGTCGAGGCCGGCGTGGCGCGAGTGGTGGTGGCCATGGCCGACCCCAACCCGGCAGTGGCCGGGCGCGGCATCGCGCGGCTGCGCGAGGCGGGCATCGAGGTGGAGGTGGGCGTGCTGGAGGAGCAGGCCCGGGCGCTCAATCCCGGCTTCATCATGCGCATGGACCACGGCCGCCCCTTCGTGCGCCTCAAGATGGCGACCAGCCTCGATGGCCGCACCGCTATGCGCTCCGGCGAGTCCCAGTGGATCACCGGGCCCCAGGCCCGTCGCGAGGTGCAGCGCCTGCGCGCCCGGTCCAGCGCCGTGCTGACCGGGGTGGAATCGGTGATCTTCGACAACTCTCGGCTCACCGTGCGCCCCGAGCAGGCCGAGCTCGACGGGGTGGAGCTGATCGCCGGCCGCCAGCCGCTGCGAGTGGTGGTGGACAGCCGCCTGCGCCTGCCCGAGGCCGCGGCCTGCCTCACCGAGCCTGGCCGCACCCTGGTGGCCACGGTGGAGGGCCATGAGCCGGAGCGGCGCGAACGGCTCGAGGCCGCCGGCGCCGAGGTGGTGGCGCTGCCGGCAGACGCCGCCGGCCGCGTCGACCTCCACGCCCTGCTGCGCTACCTGGCCGATGTGGAGCAGGCCAACGAGGTGCTGCTGGAGACCGGCGCCACCCTGGCCGGTGCCATGCTCGACGCGGGGCTGGTGGACGAGATGCAGCTCTTCGTGGCCCCCACCCTGCTGGGCGGCGAGGCGCGCCCGCTTTTCCAGCTCGCCGGCATCGAGACCATGGCCCAGCAGCGCGGCCTCGAGATCCTCGATATTCGCGCCGTGGGCCGCGACTGGCGCATCACCGCCCGGCCCGAGCGCCGCACGAAAGCGGAAAAGTAG